Genomic segment of Brassica napus cultivar Da-Ae unplaced genomic scaffold, Da-Ae ScsIHWf_407;HRSCAF=632, whole genome shotgun sequence:
AAACAAATTCGATTTTATGTCCAATTGTACCGGTCCAAATAAAAGTGTTCGATTTTCATTATTTGGTCAGGAAAACAAGGCCAAAGCTAACTACAAGCATCTCGTGTCAGCATTTCTTCAGTGCCCTTTTTGGGTAAGTTtcagttttaacttttaacccCTTAACTCATTATTTACAATTCAGCAtctcttttattttgtaaacctattaaacaaaaaaaattctttgacAGGGCGAGTTTgatgcaattttttttcttgcttgGGCTCAGTTACACTTCTGCCACGTTGGCAACTGCCTTCTGGGGCACATTGCCTGCCCTCACTTTCATTATGGCCTTAATATTTGGGTACACTCATTAAATATTTCCATCATGTCATCATCATTTCATGTGTAAtcttacacttttttttttcagattcgaaaaattaaacatgaagacaaaaataggATACGGTGTCATTCTTGGAGCTATGATAAGCTTAGCAGGAGCTTTAACCCTTACGATGTACCAAGGCATTCCATTATCGAACTCTCATGAACAAGCAACGATTTCAAACATCCATAAAGGAAATGAGAATTGGATCAAAGGCTGTTTTCTTTTATTCACAGGAGTTATACTTTTCAGTTCTTGGATGCTTATACAAGCCAAGATCAACGTGAGTTACCCGTGTCCATATTCGAGTACAGTTATTTTATCGGTCTTTGGGACGCTTCAATGCGCTCTTCTTAGCTTTATCAAGACTAGACATGTGGAAGATTGGATCCTCGGAGACAAACTCACCATCTTCACCGTCATTATAGCGGTATATATACATTcattatacaaatataaatcCATGGAACTCACGATAGTCAAACATTAATCTATtgtgtatatatgtgtataGGGAGTGATTGGACAAGGAATGTGTACGGTGGGAATATCGTGGTGCATCAAACAACGTGGACCTGTCTTTACAGCAGCGTTCAGTCCTGTCACACTTATGTCCGCAACCGTGTTCGATTTCGTGATACTTCATCGTATGATTTATGTTGGAAGGTGAAATAaaataagcaaattaatattagtattaccaatttcacatttaaaaaagAGTAGAGTTAATGTGATTATATTGatcactatattttttttcagctGATTTTAATACAGAATCTATAAATCTCTATATATCATGTACGTACATGTCACCTAttcaaatttatgtttttattgttgCAGCGTTATTGGATCTGTAGTAGTTGTGATCggtttatacatatttttatggAGCAAGAGCAAACATATAGATGAGTGTAAGATCGTGACGTTACCTACAAATACGgtggaaaaagaaaaggaagaggAAGATCATACAAATGTTAACAAATTAGGCCGTGTTTTGGTTATCCCCATGACACCTTGATCTACTTCCCTAAAGTCTCTTTTTCATTCAATAAGACTGACATGTCCTACGAATCAACTGCGAAGAAGAGAATAATTTTCGCATTCCATTGTTTGTTGGAGTATTTGATCACTTGTGTTGCTATGTTTTGGCTTACATATGATATTccaatttgtttataaaataaacagtATTTAATATGGGCCTAAATGGCTAAACGAATGCTTCATTCTTAATCTTTTTAGataaacaaaataaaccaaTAAACTTATAGACTAGAACGGCTGAGAGAAAAGGTGTTTTGCGGCAGTAGTTCCACAAGATGTTTTGTGAACATAAATTATGACCAAAACTGGAGGACATGTAAGTGAATGGAGCAAATGCAGTTGCTGGAACAAATAAGATTGGAATAGGAAGAAACTGATGTCAAAGAACTAAATCAtaaagaaatttattttaaagaaaaattgaaGATGTTCACATCGAAAAGCCTAAAGGATCGACTTGATCCGGTAAGTGGAATTAAGGTTTGAGTGCCTTTTGGTGGTTTTAGCAGTTCCAAGAAGATAAAGTAtggataactttttttttttttcaaagatagTGTTACTCTATGTTTCCAATGCAATTTTACGCATTAAATGCACTTTTTACCTTTTTGAATAACCATTAGACTTTTATTTAAATCagtttcatttatttaatcttacattaaataaaaacatagtagtatatattttacaatttttttaatctgcATGAAACATGTCGTGATAACATTTTTTGCGAAAGAGAGAGAGTAATGTTTACTCTGTTTAGTAAATTAGCGAGCTGAGAGATGTCATGGCTTTCTCTATTCTTGCTTAGATTTGAAATCACCACGTAGATGTTAACGATCATATACTTCAtttgttggaaaaaaaattttgttgttgttttcacGCATgttaaataaacatattaaatttatgaCATGAATATATAATGTCGTGTGATTAACATATTGAACTAAGTAattaattcaattatttttcttaaaattcataattttattaaataataaacagagaAATACCCAAGGAtaacactaaaaaagttttggtcataaatatagactctaaaaattaaaattatcaaaaaattctattaaagaagtaaatatacatttataccctagggtaaactaatccaaaccttatggtttagagttaaggggtggggatttatgattgaagtttaaaattttataaataaaaaattaaaattaaaaattttaaaatagtttcaaaaagtattttctaatTACAAAAAGgatatttcaaaagaaaattaaaaaaatttcaaaaaaaaagttataaaaaaattcaaatttgaaaacaataatctaaaactataatttagttttttttaaattttttaattttttttttatatatctaggatattaaaatctttttacctattaaataaaacatttggtCACTTTCCTCCTTGTGGTCTACTTTTGTGACTAAAACTTGAAAATAATCTATTTATGGGAATTGCCCTAATAAACatgtataaaaatagaaataatatatttgttaaacaattattttttttcaaaaacgtCTATGTTAATGGAAAAAATGAGAGAGTATGTACTTTGATTTACTTCTTAAAAAGGCGATAATAAATTAGGTTGCTAGTCCCAATCAATGTGCTTTTCTATAACTAGGAAGAATTTGAACTTTGAACCCTTATCTCTCGTATCTGTTTACCAATCTGAATTGATACAAGAAATATGCGTAAATTATTACTTTATATCTCTTTCAGTTTAGTTGTCATTGTATAGTAAAatttttcgtttcaaaataaatatcgttttataatttcaatgcaaTTTTGTTGagtttattttctaatttatttttctattagtaGACTATGATTACGTGTTGAGTGGAATAAGAGGAGGCACAACAAAATCTCAAAGCCAGTAGAACACATAGCAAAGTTGATTGATAAATTGGTGGGGAACCGGATTACATTCCTTGGGTATATTTTGAAGCCTAAGCTGCGGGTTTTGATGTGCATGTGGTTCGAGTTGCGGTCCACTTAATGTTTTGcgaattttgttttatatttttaccaCTATAAACTAGTGGGATTATTGTACATATATTCTTTTgtgatgatcaataaatttaaaatttcatcaaaaaatatgGTTATGTGTATTGttaatgttgtttttatttagtaaatataattaataaatatttttcttaatttgtatGCACAAATGTAAAATagcaattaaaataaaaacgaaaggAGTATTTTTACTAGGTAACAAAACCATTGCATGTGCTTCAACCGCTAGTCTACCATGAGACGTTGTATGTGCcttcttctcttttatttttcatgctatacattttatattttatataatctaATTTACTAACTTAGAGCCATACCGACTAATTCTTtggttcaccccctaggtgaATTTAGAGGTTCACCCAACCAAtatgatttagttattttagattcaatatctttaaaaaaaaaccaaataataagaatttgtgaaattatattatgtttttaaaataaataaaaaataatattaattatcaatttttttaatattattaaattcgttagcaaaatactaaattttaaactctaaattctaaattctaaccactaaaccctaaacctttggataaattctaaatcctTGGgaaaatcctaaactctaaaccattaattttaaaccctaaaccaaactctaaacccttaatcctaaaccctaaggGTTTAGGCTTTAGGATTACGGGtgtagggtttaggattaaggatttagagtttatggtttaggattaagggtttaggattttccCAAGAGTtcagggtttatggtttagcgTTCagtgtttagaatttagggtttaggatttagtattagggtttaggattaagggtttcggatttagggtttggtttagggtttaaaattaaGGGTTTTGGATTTGCCAAGGGTTCAAGGTTTATCCAAAGATTTAGGGTCtagtgtttagagtttaaggtttagagtttaatattttactaataggtataacaatactaaaaaatatttttatggtaattactattaatttttttattttaaaaacataaaataatttcacaaattttttattatttggtttccttttttaaaagatattaaatctaaaataactcaatcctattggttgggtGAACCTCTAGACACACCTAGGAGTGAACCTaagaatctatactattaaaatagaaatacaaatAAGAATTAACTCTTAAACTTACAGCTATGCCACTGAAGTAATTAATAACCCTAAagtatttattgtattttccttatttagttaaaattaaaatactataaTTCCTATAATCAATTAGCTAACCAACTAATTTACCATATTTTGATATTCTATGCAATCAATTATTTAATctttaatttctatttttgttatTGCATTTATGTTGTAAGTAAAAAAATACTCCTACTTGTGATTGAAAGATACTGACAAACACATGCGTTCTCTTTATTTAAGTCCAGTATAACAATATAAAATGCtagattaaacaaaaaatctgAATTTCACATCTTCTCTTTGCAGACGATAGTCTATTATTCTGCAAAACGAATCCAGCAATGTGCTGAGTTGATGAGGATCATAACAGTGAATGGGAAGGCTTCGGGACAGCAATTAAACCCTGATAAATCATCTATCTTGTGTGGTAGTAAAGTCGGCTAGAGATAAAAAGAGCTCAAGCAAACGCTGGGTATCCAAAAGTGATGCATGCTTGAGTGGCGCACCGGGCAAAATAgacatgcatggcttgatcatggaaagcagtaatgatatatgttcattgtttgattCATACCTTCCAAAACACGAGTTCTCTACGCATGAAATCACTTTGAGAATtttctcaactcaattacggagctcctcgaagaagaatcagatcaaacggagTTCAGATGTGGGAGTTAtgcaattttaaaatcagtAGACTTTCAGTTCTTGCGAATTTGGGCCGTACGGATTGTCCAGTCCACATCTTGATCCTTACCGCGAAGGAACCACTTGGTTCAGACGAACCTGGACGTTAGCCGAAGAGTCTCTTTGACCGGATCTGAGATCAAAGAGTTTTAATACATtgtctttaaatttttcatctAGATTCGATTTACTAAGTTTGTCTTTAATACATTCTTAAGTCTTTTTCTATTCTtcaagtagtataaatatgtaaactctttTATGAATAAATGCAGTCTAAGTTTgagtttattttggttttcttcttttctctgagtgagagagagagagagagagagttctttagctgttcattggtgtgaaccggcttgttgatttggtggtcagccaattcatttttgtgtgttgtttggtggttagccaacacaatacattctttctttggtggttagcctttgattgtgggtatatcaagagccattctgCATCTCTTGACAatcctttcaatccatatcAGTTCCAAAAGTGtcgtttgccttctcggatcatatccaacacccaggtAAAGTGATCCTTCAATTCAGGttgtatcaagtggtatcagagccactttggctggtttgttttcatttcatcttttcatcttctcatctctccacaaatttcttttcttatttcttggatCCGGGCTGTTCCGTTACTCCATTGTGATCGCCtattataaaaacaataaaaaaacgagaaaaaaagtttttacttgaatcacttctgaagagaaatccagggggagtggtggaagagaaacctgctggctgaagagaaacccaGCCTTAGAACAGTTAAGGCGGATCCACATAAAAATcttttcatctttctttctctctttaccCTTAAAAATTgtttgggttttgattgctgaattttgacagcctatcatcctttgaaccagtaaaaaaaaactctgagtgatcacctaaaatcgtgagctaaacactttgagagtgtgaggatttttatttgctaactcttttgttaagtgttttcagGATATTTGGACTTCACAAGAAATCAAATTAGGCTTCAAAACTACAACAAGATGTTTACTATCCTTTTAAAACCGTGCTTGAAAAAAagcaattgatttttggagataAGAAACATTTTACTTCTAATGGGTTTGATTCTGTacagaaacaaagaaaccaaagaaagagacaaaacaggttcgatgatgatgagaagaggGTCAGAAATGGTGGTCGTCCCTTCACCAAGGCCAAGAGAAGCAATTGTGATGTGCTTGACCGGAACGAGCTTCAGACTTATACCAGTTTGgagaagatgttgcataaggAAATTTTTGCTATTCAGCAACTCAAAAGGAAGAGAAATACCaacacttcttctgcaccaaaacaacaatgtaagttttcttctctttcaaattccgatttgaaaactaa
This window contains:
- the LOC125603835 gene encoding WAT1-related protein At4g01450-like, whose amino-acid sequence is MGYLDGKWAPLIMITVINTINGMVNALIKKVLDGGINHMVIATYRLGISTLFLLPIAYFWERKTRPKLTTSISCQHFFSALFGASLMQFFFLLGLSYTSATLATAFWGTLPALTFIMALIFGFEKLNMKTKIGYGVILGAMISLAGALTLTMYQGIPLSNSHEQATISNIHKGNENWIKGCFLLFTGVILFSSWMLIQAKINVSYPCPYSSTVILSVFGTLQCALLSFIKTRHVEDWILGDKLTIFTVIIAGVIGQGMCTVGISWCIKQRGPVFTAAFSPVTLMSATVFDFVILHRMIYVGSVIGSVVVVIGLYIFLWSKSKHIDECKIVTLPTNTVEKEKEEEDHTNVNKLGRVLVIPMTP